The genomic segment aGAAATCACAGCTTTCAAGATTGGTGaaacgatgcataagataattgtaatcttattatatttaaaaaatgagtGTAAATAcaaatagatgatgacatattttacaccaaacaaaataatttcgactagctttgtttttcttggtaaaattttattctttgtttttattaaccttttgtttgacacatcattgttcttgaataagtcacaaaaacaaaaacaaaaaagtcacgaaggcaatttgtttgttgtctaatcgaaacaactatataaaaagattcatatatattaccacgtgtttttgtcatcgtttctttgaattttgttttgtttctcactTTCATAAGCATACTATGCAATCTTtaactttgaagtgttaacaaagtttcttatgcataacaactaaggtttttgggattaacaaatttctcacggtgttattatttctattaattttcaGGACAAGTAGcataaaaagataaatacacaaatgcaagataacaacagattatataacacttgatcaactaaacagaaagcgTTCTTATTGTTGAACgatagtacgtcttacaagaaagtgggaagcaagaaatttttaagaaaacaatgagctcattggaataaattttctcataaatagaaaagggattaaggaaaatttacagaaaattattaattctaagaaacataaatactcacttctatataaacatagattgtctcatattattcatctaacaaaataatttattcaaaaatattgctttcaactttgttctattggtcaaacttttttaatgggaagacaaatttttcttatgtttttaaaccaaaatatactcctactttctaccttttcagtttggaataggtaagattagtatgttgacccaaaaaaaaatggaagattaatttatgcatcttctttttctaatactgtattttaaaatttattgtagtagtttcagaatgttttatttaatttatactttcatatttgaattatttgagattcatttattactatgcttataattttctattatttcattaattatgtcaaattaattttcttctaatttctcaaccttgattggttggtcatagacttttttttttgggcaaacataattgttaccattcgttcaatctcaaaaagagacaaaaaaaaagagaggtcatcaacctaatggttggataaaatagacttttttttgggcaaacataattgttaccattcgttcaatctcaaaaagagacaaaaaagagaggtcatcaacctaatggttggataacataggctaatcaaacacaaacctacaacaaacataaatagattggaaaaacataaatcgttgttgatagatccataggagcttggagaCAAAGACTACATCATTGTATGTCAAATAAACTTCCATGAATatattgggaaatttaacattagttactatcaaaagattttgtgacgttggaaaagggtctttagtttcattggttgctggagTAAGcaactttgagatagctaaaagacgtgaacatgttctctccacacagaaggagggcagagccgaggttctctctatggtggaggaagttggacgcaaggttatctctccaaaaGAGGAAGGTGGGAGAGGTTGGACGCaaagttatctccccaagggaggaagacggagcgaaggttctctccatggtgaaggaggttggacgcaagttTCTCTCCATAAGAGAGGAGGGTAGAACCAAAGTTCTTTCCATAAGtgtattgtgatgtaatttattttttattcaaaatgttttttgagccaacaattttagtgattaaagaaactatgtaaAAGTGAATGTAAAGAGACATGTAATAGTtgacttaatttgttcatatagatattttctaggtggtggaaaataataaatttgtaacatacagtatacctaggtgtaaaaatacacttttaatggtaacatacacaAAAAgttgtatatggatataaatcagtgtattatagcaaaaaaaaattataaataatgtacaataaattttattaaatttaattttatttacaaaattttaaacccgcacatcgggcgggtccttatctagtgtttatatagaagtgagtatttacaaaatttaaaattaatgattaactgtataatttccttaatccctttgtctatttttttgtagaattaataacttcaaattaaaaatatataaataatattataatttcaaattttatgaaatataaatatatatatataatttccttataatttttgataattatctttttacattattaatattttttaaacaaaatattttatttttgttgtaatcaaatttcttctttttaatattaacttttacatttgtcaaaatctgagattaataacttgacacatgtcaaaatcttgtcaatggctaactttcaaaacccaactttatatattaagatttatcataaataaattatactttcatttgatgtaaaaaaataaacattatacttttatttaaaacacaaagaaaaaataaataaaaaaattgcaaaGTCATTATTGCcccacaaaatataaaaaaaattcatcccCGTGAAGAATTTTACGAGcagtttaatatatttcatacTCTTCCATTAAAACACACAACGTAAGACAAATCTGTAACAAACGTAAACTTCTTGCCTTCTCTTTCTTGGTGTTCCCCAAATATTAATACACTCTTCTTTCTATATCTTTTTTCAGTGTATCTAAGAAAGAACCAACGGTACGTACTCTTCGGCGACAATGGAGAAGAGTATCCAACGATGTGTTCTCCTTGTGaccttgtctctcttcttcttctcctttccaGTATCACTCTCTGTTCCATTCGTTGTGTTTCACGGTGAGTAACAATTGATCCttaattcttcttcctctcattcCCTCCTTCTTCCTCTCATTCCCTCCTTTACTCTGGCTACTAatggatttgattgagaaacagGGTTTGACAATGCATGCTCCGATGAACAATTTATAACCGTAACACAGTCCCTTAGCAACCTCTCCGGCCACCCTGGATCTTGCGTGTACCGACCTAActccttcttcttgtttcaTCCCTAATCTTGCAAAATTGTTTATCGCTCTCTGTTCTCTCTTTTTGCATCATCTCATCATAGGGAAATAGGAAATGGACATCAAGATTCCCTTCACATGCCGCTTACGCAACAAGCGAGCATAGCTTGTGAGAAAATCAAACAGATGCCAGAGCTGAGTGATGGTTACAACATTGTTGCAGCGTCTCAAGGAAACATGGTCGCTAGAGGCCTAATCGAGTTCTGCGACAATGCTCCACCAGTCTTCAACTATGTATCTTTAGCAGGTCCTCATGCTGGCATTGCTGCAGTCCCTGAGCCGTGTAATGTGAGTTCTCTATTTGTCTGTGTGTGTCAACCACGCACAATCACATTCTTTCTTACAATCATAattacaataacaacaacaatgaggTTTCTCTGTTTACAGGTCCCATTTTGCTGGCTCCTGAAGGCACTGTTTCCATTTGTCTACAGCGACCTCGCTCAAGTAAACCTTccctaattcttcttctttaatcaaGACTTAAACCTTAAACCATGATTAATAATGACTCTGCAGGATCTTGTTGCTCCAAGTGGTTTTGTCAAAGTCCCTACTGTAAATTCAAAACCCTGATCTTTCTAATCCTCAAATCATTTCCAATTATATGAAACACTTATCAATTGACACAACATTATATGGTTCTCAGAAAATAGCAGAGTATTTGGAGCACTCCAAGTATTTGCCAAAGCTCAACAACGAGAGACCTGCCGAGAAGAGCTCTACTTTTAAAGACCGTTTCACCAGCTTGCAAAACTTAGTTCTCGTCATGGTGACTCTCTGTCTGAGACCAATGATCCTTGAGATGATCATCACCACAAATCTTGAACAACGTTGtcactaattttcttttttccatttcCTAAACAGTTCGAAAATGATACAATGTTGATTCCAAGAGAAACTTCTTGGTTTGGATATTACCCGGATGGAGCTTCCACACCTGTTTTGCCTCCTCAAAAGGTTGAACCTAATCATCTCTCGAATTCAGTTTCTAATTAACTAACTGTATATTCTTTATGCAGACAAAGCTCTACACTGAAGACTGGATTGGTCTGAAAACCTTGGATGATGCTGGAAAAGTGAAGTTTATTAGTCTCCCTGGCGGACACGTTGAAATAACGAAAGAAGAGCTTGTAAAATACGTTGTGCCTTACCTCCAGAACGAGTCTACGTTATCTTCTGAACACGAGGCAATGTAGACATTTCCATCTTGAACCCATGAATAAAAAAGGCCTCATACTAAAATAAGGTCTCTATAACAATGTAACATCATCATCTATGtattattgaaataaaaaaaataaatgcttcATCATTTATCAAAAGATGATCTGTAACATCCCCAATTTTATAATTGGGAGTTGGGCCAATTCTGTTAGTTCAGCCCATTAGTGATCCAGCAAAATACAACTCGATAAGGGTTTATGTGTGTCGAATTATGTGCGtataatacatatgtattcATGAGCCGTCAAAAGGGAAACGCAAATCCAAACCCTAAGAAGATAGAAATTCGATCCTTGTTTCTTGAGAAGAAGTGGACGTGCTCTTGTTGTGTGGTTATTGGAAAGAGTgaggaagagaaaagagagttgTAAGGAAGGAgaacagaagagagagagagagagatgggatgTGTAGAGAGGGGAGAGGAGTAGACGTCATGGAGGTTGTGGGAACACTGGTGGGGTCTGTTTATTCTTGTCATGGCTGTGGAAAGcctcggtggtggtggaggagcaaCGCCGGAGTAACTGAAAggtggagaagagaagaacaagaaagagttAAGAAGGAAATAAGAACAGTTTGGAAGAGGCATCTTTGGAGGCTCACCGACGTCGGAGGTGACATCGGTATGGTAGTACAAATACACCGGCGTGATCACTATCAAGCCATGAGCTCGTAGCAACTGACGGAAGTCCGATCGGAGTTATACTCAAGAAGTTATGTCCGTTGCTTCCTGCGCAAGAAATATCTGAAACAGTCCGAACCTGCAACACTAAAATCAGATTCGAAGTTCATTACCTTGGAACAGCGTTTGGTGGCCCGAAACTTATCCGATCGAGCTGAGATTTTGTGGGGAGCTTCACGGTACTATAACCTAAATATTCAACGGTGGGATTGTGATTTTAACGGTTAGTTGTTGTTTTACCGGTGTGTTTATGAGGCTTGTTGGTATAGAATAAATGATGACATTGTAATATTTGGTTGGCAAACAAGGTTCGATGGAGCTGCAGCTTTGTAGGAGTTTTCATGAATCTTGGGTCTTAcattaaaaggaaaaggataaATGAGTTTCAACATTTAAGTGGCAAAGGTGAGGGTGGTAATCGCAGAAACACAATGATTATTTTCTAAACATGTCTTTCATGAATTGCTTGTATAGGCTGGGAAACTATGTGATTGgatatatttattgtttgatATTGCATGCTTTGATATGATGATTAGATGTATGATTATAATGAATGATGACATGATATGATGAGTTGATGTGTAACATGATGATCATTGTGTGGTGATATGAAATGAGATTGTGTGTTGAGGACACAAACATGGGATTTGTTTTGTGTCTCATGATGGGCGGAACATGGGATTTGTTTCGTACCTGGTGATGGGCGGAACATGGGATTTGTTTCATGCATGGTAATTGTACAAACCTGGGATTGGTTTTGTATATGGTGATTGGacgaacatgagatttgtttcgtGCCATGCTAAGCTGATGGGATTTCGGTTTAGCGATATTGATGAACGTGGATATGATTAACTATGATGATTTGAGAAATGTAGTTTAAATGATATTATGATTATATGCTAGGTTGAATATTATGTGAAACCGTTATGCTTGTTGGATGTATGTCAAGAATGTGGAGTCTGATTCTATGCTATGCAGTGATTGTTGAATGTGATTAGAATGTCGTCATTGTGTTCACCCTTTTATCTTTTCCCTCAGGTTATAAGCTTTGTGAGTTGTGGAACATGTTTTATGATttgaagagttttatttttaagaaaaaaacattttggcgAGACCATTTGAATAACACCTTGTCTTGTTCGATAAGGCGGGACGGATGTTACATGATCAACTTTATCCAAATTATTATCAATCTCGTATAAGCTAGAGGGTATACTTTACTcgtgattttttatattttttatacttgGACGTTCCCGAAAAAGTCATGAGGGTTGTGAAACACGTTTTGTTCCGTAGTTGATGCAAAGTTGGTCCGTGACTTGGTAATATTGTAATATTGTCattttgaatacaccccccttaatAATATTGGACCTTGTCATTGTAATATTGTCATTTTGTGACAGGTACGTATTAATAGAAAGTAGAGACCACCTAGTATCAACTCTTAATTCAAAGCAAAACCATGTTACGAGATGAATACAAATCTCATCATTTATTAAAAGATGGCCAATTTTATCCAGATTTCtgtaaatttcaattttttcatcGAGAAATCTAATAATATGTACATTATTCACCAGACAAAAAGCTATATAGATATAACTGGATAGGTCTGAAAACATTGGAT from the Camelina sativa cultivar DH55 chromosome 12, Cs, whole genome shotgun sequence genome contains:
- the LOC104731827 gene encoding palmitoyl-protein thioesterase 3-like translates to MEKSIQRCVLLVTLSLFFFSFPVSLSVPFVVFHGFDNACSDEQFITVTQSLSNLSGHPGSCVEIGNGHQDSLHMPLTQQASIACEKIKQMPELSDGYNIVAASQGNMVARGLIEFCDNAPPVFNYVSLAGPHAGIAAVPEPCNVPFCWLLKALFPFVYSDLAQDLVAPSGFVKVPTKIAEYLEHSKYLPKLNNERPAEKSSTFKDRFTSLQNLVLVMFENDTMLIPRETSWFGYYPDGASTPVLPPQKTKLYTEDWIGLKTLDDAGKVKFISLPGGHVEITKEELVKYVVPYLQNESTLSSEHEAM